From a region of the Fischerella sp. JS2 genome:
- the gor gene encoding glutathione-disulfide reductase codes for MTYDYDLFVIGAGSGGLAASKRAASYGAKVAIAEESLVGGTCVIRGCIPKKLMVYSSHFPALFHDAAGYGWKVGEAELDWEYFITAIDKEVRRLSQLHIGFLEKAGVELIPSRATLLDPHTIEVDGRKVTADKILIAVGGRPVKPDLPGMEYGITSNDMFHLQAKPKHIAIIGAGYIGTEFACIMRGLGCEVTQIVRKDLILNGFDEEIRTNIQEGMTNHGIKIIQNHVVEAVEKVPEGIKIKLSGENKEPIIADVFLVATGRVPNIEGLGLEKAGVETCCGSIEGPGYSTMDAITVNEYSQTSQANIFAVGDVTDRMNLTPVAIGEGRAFADSEFGNNRRIFSHENVPTAIFSTPEAGTVGLTEAQAREKLGDDGVKIYRTRFRPLFHSLTGAQERTMMKLVVDASTDKVLGAHMVGENAGEIIQGVAIAVNMGATKKDFDATVGIHPTSAEEFVTMR; via the coding sequence ATGACCTACGATTACGACCTGTTTGTCATTGGTGCTGGTTCTGGGGGGCTAGCAGCTTCTAAACGTGCTGCTAGCTACGGAGCAAAAGTAGCGATCGCTGAAGAAAGTTTAGTCGGTGGTACTTGTGTCATTCGTGGCTGCATTCCTAAAAAATTGATGGTCTATAGCTCCCATTTTCCGGCATTATTCCACGATGCAGCAGGCTATGGCTGGAAGGTAGGCGAAGCAGAATTAGACTGGGAATATTTTATTACAGCTATAGATAAGGAAGTACGACGGCTTTCCCAACTACATATTGGTTTCTTGGAAAAAGCCGGGGTAGAACTTATTCCCAGTCGTGCTACTCTTTTAGACCCACACACTATCGAAGTTGATGGACGCAAAGTCACTGCCGATAAAATTTTAATTGCTGTTGGTGGTCGTCCTGTCAAACCTGATTTACCAGGGATGGAATATGGCATCACCTCTAATGATATGTTTCATCTCCAAGCAAAACCTAAGCATATAGCAATTATTGGTGCTGGTTACATCGGCACGGAATTTGCTTGTATTATGCGGGGTTTGGGATGCGAAGTTACCCAAATTGTCCGTAAGGATCTCATCCTCAATGGATTTGATGAAGAAATCCGCACAAATATTCAAGAGGGGATGACCAATCACGGCATTAAAATTATCCAGAATCATGTAGTGGAAGCAGTGGAGAAAGTGCCGGAAGGTATCAAAATTAAGTTATCTGGAGAAAACAAAGAACCAATTATTGCTGATGTGTTTTTAGTGGCAACTGGCCGCGTCCCCAATATCGAAGGGTTAGGTCTAGAAAAAGCTGGAGTTGAAACCTGTTGCGGTTCCATCGAAGGCCCTGGATATAGCACAATGGATGCGATCACTGTTAACGAATACAGCCAAACTTCCCAAGCAAACATTTTTGCAGTAGGTGATGTTACTGACCGCATGAATTTAACCCCCGTCGCTATTGGTGAAGGGCGGGCGTTTGCAGATAGTGAATTTGGTAACAACCGCCGTATATTTAGTCACGAAAATGTCCCGACTGCTATCTTTTCTACACCGGAAGCAGGCACAGTTGGTCTCACAGAAGCCCAAGCCCGGGAAAAGCTGGGAGACGATGGGGTGAAAATATACCGTACTCGTTTCCGTCCTTTGTTCCACAGTTTGACGGGAGCCCAAGAAAGAACCATGATGAAATTGGTAGTTGATGCCAGCACTGATAAAGTATTAGGCGCTCACATGGTAGGAGAAAATGCAGGTGAAATTATTCAAGGTGTAGCGATCGCTGTTAACATGGGCGCAACAAAAAAAGATTTTGATGCCACTGTTGGTATCCATCCTACATCAGCAGAAGAATTTGTCACAATGCGGTAG
- a CDS encoding Mo-dependent nitrogenase C-terminal domain-containing protein produces the protein MISITTLTSLILVSTLLQPIRQWLDSIKIEDSHLARLLCIIIPASCPFEREIKLRSRTILYIPPLCKLNPFYEQLIELRFKALTYLADECGEDITLYC, from the coding sequence ATGATCTCAATCACTACATTAACGTCGTTAATTCTTGTAAGTACCCTCTTGCAACCAATCCGTCAATGGCTTGATTCTATCAAAATCGAAGATTCCCATTTGGCGCGATTGCTCTGTATTATTATCCCTGCTAGCTGTCCTTTTGAACGAGAAATTAAACTCCGCAGCCGTACTATTCTTTATATTCCACCCCTGTGTAAACTCAATCCTTTCTACGAACAATTAATAGAACTGCGTTTTAAAGCTTTAACTTATTTAGCAGATGAGTGTGGTGAAGATATAACGTTGTATTGCTAA
- a CDS encoding response regulator: MTTRRILIIDDEYDIRAVAELCLKAVGCWQVSTAASGSEGVAKAASEQPDVILLDVMMPDMDGIATFQALQANLATKTIPVILLTAKTQAAEQRRFAELGVRAIITKPFKAMKLPAQIAAVLDWET; this comes from the coding sequence ATGACCACAAGACGCATTCTGATCATTGATGATGAATATGATATCCGGGCAGTAGCTGAACTCTGTTTGAAAGCAGTAGGCTGTTGGCAAGTCTCAACGGCAGCTTCTGGTAGTGAGGGAGTGGCTAAGGCAGCCAGTGAACAGCCGGATGTTATCCTACTGGATGTAATGATGCCGGATATGGACGGAATTGCTACCTTTCAAGCGTTACAAGCGAATTTAGCCACTAAAACAATCCCCGTAATTTTGCTGACGGCAAAGACACAAGCTGCCGAACAACGGCGATTTGCCGAACTAGGAGTGCGAGCAATTATTACCAAGCCTTTCAAAGCCATGAAATTGCCTGCTCAAATTGCAGCAGTTCTAGATTGGGAGACTTGA
- a CDS encoding response regulator, with protein MSELLHTLLHSSPFIPHGHCYLWNPGLVWLHLLSDSLIALAYYLIPLILLYFIQKRQDVPFKSVFLLFGAFIIACGTTHLMEVWTLWHPTYWLSGLIKGITAIVSLYTAFMLVELVPKALELPSTAQLEIRVQQRATEILKANEALQAEIAERKRAEEELRHLSQALESAVEGISELDKQGRYVKVNSAYASMVGYQSEEMIGMEWHLTVYPEDWEKLNAAFQQMLTNGKAEIEARGVRKDGSVFDKQVVMVKAYDQQQQFIGNYCFIKDISDRREVERLKDEFISVVNHELRTPLTSIAGALDLLANGVLQAAPEDAQRMLNIAATNTDRLLRLINDILDIERIESGKVQIIKQTCDVADLMSQSAEVMEEMAMQAGVTLSVSPLSVRIWADPDWIIQVFTNLLSNAIKFSPAGSTVWLSAELKGEKTPTPSTSHTPPTPPTPHILFTVKDQGRGIPAQKLESIFERFGQVDASDSRQKGGTGLGLAICRSILQHHGGQIWAESILGEGSTFLFTLPILSEEGVGTDTEKFSSSFHHPITSSCHPPLVLQCDDDPSVRAVLQTMLERQGYRVMTVASGLEAVEQATVNHPDAIILNLMMPDMDGWETLAILKQQPNTQNIPVIILSGLLPDASKPFPDGVSDWIIKPPDLRLLCQALEKATAQQNQSIKVLIVEDDFDLAQVFIAMFDRHGIATFYAQTGREAIQVSQRVIPDLLVLDLGLPECDGFTVVDWLRQHNRLCQVPLVVYTARDLDENDRQRLRLGQTLFFTKGRITPQEFEQRIINLLNRMIRNQGEESDL; from the coding sequence ATGTCGGAATTATTACATACCTTATTACATTCAAGCCCCTTTATTCCCCACGGGCATTGTTATCTCTGGAATCCAGGGCTAGTATGGTTGCATTTGTTGTCGGACTCCCTAATCGCTCTAGCATATTATTTAATTCCCTTGATATTGCTTTATTTTATCCAGAAGCGGCAAGATGTTCCCTTTAAAAGTGTCTTTCTTTTATTTGGAGCCTTTATTATTGCTTGTGGCACAACTCATCTGATGGAAGTTTGGACACTGTGGCATCCAACATACTGGCTATCTGGACTGATTAAAGGCATTACGGCTATTGTTTCACTGTACACGGCATTTATGCTGGTGGAATTAGTGCCTAAAGCCCTGGAATTACCTAGTACAGCCCAGTTAGAAATCCGAGTACAACAACGGGCTACTGAGATTTTAAAAGCTAATGAAGCACTTCAGGCTGAAATTGCCGAACGCAAACGAGCAGAAGAAGAACTGCGTCATCTGAGTCAGGCGTTGGAAAGTGCAGTCGAGGGTATCTCCGAGTTGGATAAACAGGGACGATATGTCAAAGTCAACTCGGCTTATGCCAGCATGGTTGGTTATCAAAGTGAGGAAATGATCGGGATGGAATGGCACTTAACAGTCTATCCTGAGGATTGGGAAAAATTGAACGCTGCCTTCCAACAAATGCTCACTAACGGTAAGGCAGAAATAGAAGCTAGAGGTGTACGGAAAGACGGTTCAGTTTTTGATAAACAAGTAGTGATGGTCAAAGCCTATGACCAACAGCAGCAATTCATTGGAAATTATTGTTTTATCAAAGATATTAGCGATCGCCGGGAAGTAGAACGCCTCAAGGATGAATTTATCTCAGTAGTTAATCACGAATTACGAACACCTCTAACTTCCATTGCTGGTGCATTGGATTTGTTGGCGAATGGGGTCTTGCAAGCTGCTCCTGAAGATGCTCAACGTATGCTAAATATTGCTGCAACTAACACAGATCGGCTGCTGCGTCTAATTAACGATATTCTGGATATCGAACGTATTGAGTCAGGAAAAGTACAAATAATTAAGCAAACATGTGATGTTGCCGATTTAATGAGTCAGTCAGCAGAGGTGATGGAGGAAATGGCAATGCAAGCGGGGGTAACATTATCAGTTTCTCCCCTATCAGTTCGCATCTGGGCTGACCCCGACTGGATTATCCAGGTTTTTACCAACCTACTCAGCAATGCGATTAAATTTTCGCCAGCTGGTTCTACGGTTTGGTTGAGCGCAGAATTAAAGGGAGAAAAAACTCCTACTCCTTCTACTTCCCACACTCCTCCTACTCCCCCTACTCCCCATATTCTCTTCACCGTAAAAGACCAAGGGCGCGGTATTCCAGCCCAGAAGTTGGAATCTATTTTTGAGCGTTTTGGCCAAGTCGATGCCTCTGACTCTCGTCAAAAAGGGGGAACCGGTTTGGGTCTAGCCATTTGTCGCAGCATTTTGCAGCATCATGGCGGGCAAATCTGGGCTGAAAGTATCTTGGGAGAAGGCAGTACTTTCTTGTTTACTTTGCCAATCCTCTCAGAAGAGGGAGTAGGGACAGATACGGAAAAATTCTCCTCATCATTCCACCACCCCATTACCTCATCTTGCCATCCTCCTTTAGTACTACAGTGTGATGATGATCCCTCTGTTCGGGCTGTATTGCAAACCATGCTGGAACGGCAGGGCTATCGCGTCATGACAGTGGCTTCAGGACTAGAGGCAGTGGAACAGGCAACAGTAAACCATCCTGATGCAATTATTCTCAACTTGATGATGCCTGATATGGATGGATGGGAAACTCTGGCAATTCTCAAACAGCAGCCAAATACCCAAAATATCCCAGTTATTATCCTTAGTGGTTTGTTACCTGATGCTAGCAAACCTTTTCCGGACGGTGTGAGTGACTGGATTATCAAACCTCCAGATTTAAGGTTGTTGTGCCAAGCTTTGGAAAAAGCTACTGCCCAACAAAATCAAAGTATTAAAGTACTGATTGTAGAAGATGACTTTGATTTGGCGCAGGTATTCATTGCTATGTTTGATCGCCACGGTATTGCTACCTTCTATGCCCAAACCGGACGCGAAGCTATACAGGTCAGCCAGCGCGTTATCCCTGACTTACTGGTACTGGATTTAGGACTGCCAGAATGCGATGGTTTTACGGTTGTAGATTGGCTACGGCAGCATAATCGCCTGTGCCAAGTGCCGTTAGTTGTGTACACGGCGCGTGATTTGGATGAGAATGATCGCCAGCGATTAAGGTTGGGACAAACGTTATTCTTTACCAAAGGACGCATTACGCCACAAGAATTTGAACAGCGAATTATTAACTTACTCAATAGGATGATTCGCAATCAGGGCGAAGAGAGTGATCTATAA
- a CDS encoding IS1 family transposase (programmed frameshift), producing MECPRCGSCHNRKNGKKRGKQNHICCDCGRQFIDVYKPPRGYSDEIKQECLKMYVNGMGFRGIERVKNVHHTTIIHWVKRVGTQLADTPNSKEIPQVGELDELETFIGFKKNKIWLWTAVNHFTQGILAWVLGDRSSTTFQQLWNIVQCWQSYFYVTDGYPVYPCFVPDGDQIVSKTYMTRVENENTRLRHYLARLHRKTLCYSKTEEMLRYSVRLLLHYLKYRSVPLPA from the exons ATGGAATGTCCACGCTGTGGATCTTGTCATAACCGTAAGAATGGAAAGAAAAGAGGTAAACAGAATCACATTTGCTGTGATTGTGGTCGTCAATTCATTGATGTCTATAAACCACCCAGGGGCTACTCGGATGAAATCAAACAAGAATGCCTAAAAATGTACGTCAATGGTATGGGATTTCGTGGAATTGAAAGGGTGAAAAACGTTCATCATACTACCATTATTCATTGGGTTAAACGAGTGGGTACACAATTGGCGGATACACCAAATTCAAAGGAAATTCCGCAGGTGGGAGAACTAGATGAATTAGAAACATTTATTGGTT TCAAAAAAAATAAAATCTGGTTGTGGACGGCGGTAAATCACTTTACTCAAGGTATTCTTGCTTGGGTTTTAGGTGATCGTAGTTCGACTACTTTCCAACAGTTATGGAACATTGTCCAGTGTTGGCAGAGTTATTTTTACGTCACAGATGGATACCCTGTTTACCCTTGTTTTGTTCCTGATGGTGACCAAATTGTGAGTAAGACCTACATGACACGAGTCGAAAATGAAAACACAAGGCTTAGACATTATTTGGCTCGTCTTCATCGTAAAACTTTATGTTATTCCAAAACTGAGGAAATGCTGAGATACTCTGTTCGATTGTTATTGCACTACCTCAAATATCGTTCTGTTCCCTTACCTGCCTAA
- the glp gene encoding gephyrin-like molybdotransferase Glp produces the protein MLSVSEAEATIFNLVSPLDNQQDIEIVDLLAADSRILASAVASQLDFPYWDNSAMDGYAVRYADVQQATQQQPAILEIVEEIPAGYQPQSTIRPGQAARIFTGAVMPAGADTVVMQENTQRQEKRVLILTAPQKPQEFVRQRAAYYKAGTQLLPPGIMLHGSEIAVLATAQCTQVSVYRRPRVAIFSTGNELVPPENPLQPGQIVDSNQYALAALVRQSGAEPLMLGIVPDEPAALEKAIAYAVSNADIVISSGGVSVGDYDYVEQIIKSLEGKIHIQAVAMKPGKPFTVATFRDQVIYFGLPGNPASALVTFWRFVQPTIKKVSGLVDGWQPKFIKALNHQELRSNGKWETYFWGKLHLQNGIYEFHLAGGTQSSGNLINLAQINALAVISVGQTLISSGEEVQVLLNEFG, from the coding sequence ATGCTTTCAGTTAGTGAAGCAGAAGCAACTATTTTCAATTTAGTATCACCTCTGGATAACCAGCAGGATATAGAAATTGTCGATTTGTTAGCAGCAGATAGTCGCATTCTTGCTTCTGCGGTTGCGAGTCAGTTGGACTTTCCCTATTGGGATAATTCCGCGATGGATGGTTACGCAGTACGTTACGCTGATGTACAGCAGGCGACTCAACAACAGCCTGCAATTTTAGAAATTGTTGAAGAAATTCCAGCCGGGTATCAACCCCAATCTACAATTCGGCCAGGGCAGGCAGCGCGGATTTTTACTGGTGCAGTCATGCCAGCAGGTGCGGATACTGTGGTGATGCAGGAAAATACGCAGCGACAGGAAAAGCGTGTATTGATCCTGACAGCGCCTCAAAAACCACAAGAATTTGTTAGACAACGTGCAGCTTACTATAAAGCCGGGACACAATTATTACCACCGGGAATTATGTTACATGGGTCAGAAATTGCTGTTTTAGCGACTGCCCAGTGTACACAAGTCAGTGTTTATCGCCGTCCACGAGTAGCAATTTTTTCTACAGGGAATGAACTCGTCCCCCCAGAAAACCCCCTGCAACCAGGGCAAATCGTCGATTCTAACCAGTATGCTTTAGCAGCTTTAGTTAGGCAGAGTGGGGCAGAACCATTAATGTTAGGCATAGTCCCAGATGAACCAGCTGCCTTAGAAAAAGCGATCGCCTATGCAGTATCCAACGCCGACATAGTGATTTCTTCTGGTGGTGTTTCTGTGGGAGATTATGACTATGTTGAGCAAATTATCAAGTCTTTAGAGGGGAAAATTCACATTCAAGCAGTGGCAATGAAACCCGGTAAACCCTTCACAGTTGCAACATTTAGAGATCAAGTAATTTACTTTGGTTTACCAGGAAATCCAGCATCAGCATTGGTGACATTTTGGCGATTCGTACAACCAACTATCAAAAAAGTTTCTGGGTTGGTAGATGGTTGGCAACCAAAGTTTATTAAAGCATTAAATCATCAGGAATTGCGATCTAATGGTAAGTGGGAAACTTATTTTTGGGGCAAATTACATTTACAAAATGGAATTTACGAATTTCATCTAGCTGGTGGCACTCAAAGTTCTGGCAATCTAATTAATCTCGCCCAAATTAACGCTTTAGCTGTCATATCTGTGGGGCAAACATTAATTTCTTCAGGAGAAGAAGTACAAGTTTTACTTAATGAGTTTGGGTGA
- a CDS encoding serine/threonine-protein kinase, giving the protein MICCLNPECQHPLNPDGSQYCQSCKTPLVPLLRGHYRVIERLSVEGGFSITYLAEDIDKLNEKCVVKQLAPKVKDTGALKKAVQLFEQEAKRLQELGEHPQIPHLLAYFEQDSYLYLVQQYIDGQNLLKELQQRGRFGEREIRELLLDLLPVLKFIHDRGVVHRDIKPQNIIRRKSLHPSLERDAKGELVLIDFGASKLLTTTVQPKMGTTIGSHGYTPIEQMQDGEAYPASDLFSLGATCFYLLTGTSPSKLWMHQGYAWVSSWWQYFSTPSRGGLALSMELGRVLDKLLKIEIQERYQSADDVIKDLSRQLPPLPELDETILSGSPENRGGFFAKSSKQLKNRLLVNAVIVILALAGVWYFQSRQQTTLSSDSVPPQDIIVQNSDEPSTLKGHASDVNSVAFDADGQKLASGSDDKTIKIWDLATQKEIQTLKGHSEWVWGVVFSPDGQTLASASADKTVKLWDLATGKEIRTFKGHKAGVTSVAFSPDGQTLASAGLDKTVKLWNVRSGKEICTLTGHAGAIASVAFSPDGQTVASGSWDKTIKLWNVNTAKNIRTLKGHSDLIISVAFSPDGTSLASGSKDKTIKLWDLATGKATLTLKAHTDKVNSVAFVPNTAKNKSLETVRLVSGSSDNTIKLWDLKTGKEIRTLKRDSGYIYSVAISPDGQTVIGGGSADNIIKIWRVQN; this is encoded by the coding sequence ATGATTTGCTGCCTGAATCCCGAGTGCCAACATCCTTTAAATCCTGATGGTAGCCAATATTGTCAGAGTTGTAAAACACCACTAGTACCTCTGCTGAGAGGTCACTATCGTGTTATCGAAAGATTGTCTGTAGAAGGTGGATTTAGTATCACCTATCTAGCGGAGGATATCGACAAACTAAATGAAAAATGTGTTGTCAAGCAATTAGCGCCAAAAGTCAAAGATACGGGGGCGCTAAAAAAAGCGGTTCAGCTTTTTGAACAAGAAGCTAAACGATTGCAAGAGTTAGGAGAACATCCACAAATTCCCCATCTGCTAGCTTACTTTGAGCAAGATAGCTATTTATATTTAGTACAGCAATATATTGATGGACAAAATTTACTCAAAGAATTGCAGCAGCGAGGTAGATTTGGCGAAAGGGAAATTCGAGAACTTTTACTAGATTTACTGCCAGTCCTCAAATTTATCCATGATCGCGGAGTAGTTCATCGAGACATTAAGCCTCAAAACATTATTCGCCGTAAATCTTTGCATCCTTCCTTAGAAAGAGATGCAAAAGGGGAGCTAGTATTAATTGATTTTGGAGCCTCGAAACTGCTGACCACAACAGTACAGCCAAAAATGGGAACAACTATCGGTTCACACGGCTACACTCCCATTGAACAAATGCAGGATGGAGAGGCTTATCCAGCGAGTGATTTATTTAGTTTGGGGGCTACTTGTTTTTACCTGCTAACTGGAACTTCTCCATCCAAATTGTGGATGCACCAAGGTTATGCTTGGGTATCATCTTGGTGGCAATATTTTAGTACTCCTAGTAGGGGTGGACTTGCCCTTTCTATGGAATTGGGTAGGGTTTTAGATAAGCTACTAAAGATAGAGATTCAAGAACGCTATCAATCAGCCGATGATGTGATTAAAGATTTATCACGTCAACTACCGCCATTACCAGAACTTGATGAAACCATACTGTCAGGTTCGCCAGAAAATAGAGGCGGATTTTTTGCAAAATCAAGTAAACAACTAAAAAATCGTCTGTTAGTTAATGCTGTGATTGTCATCTTAGCATTAGCAGGGGTTTGGTATTTTCAATCTCGCCAACAGACAACTCTGTCTTCTGATTCTGTTCCACCTCAAGATATTATTGTCCAAAACTCTGACGAACCCAGCACTTTGAAAGGACATGCCAGTGATGTTAATTCTGTGGCTTTTGATGCGGATGGACAAAAGCTGGCTAGTGGTAGTGATGACAAAACTATTAAGATATGGGATTTAGCAACCCAAAAAGAAATTCAGACTTTGAAAGGACATTCCGAATGGGTTTGGGGTGTGGTCTTTAGTCCAGATGGGCAAACTCTTGCTAGTGCGAGTGCAGATAAAACAGTCAAATTATGGGATCTAGCAACTGGCAAGGAAATTCGCACTTTTAAAGGACATAAAGCAGGGGTAACATCTGTAGCCTTTAGTCCAGATGGGCAAACTCTTGCTAGTGCTGGCTTAGACAAGACAGTCAAATTGTGGAATGTGAGAAGTGGAAAAGAAATTTGTACTCTTACTGGACATGCTGGGGCGATCGCTTCTGTAGCTTTTAGTCCCGATGGGCAAACTGTTGCCAGTGGTAGTTGGGACAAGACGATTAAACTATGGAATGTCAATACTGCCAAGAATATCCGCACCTTGAAAGGACACTCTGATTTGATTATTTCTGTAGCTTTTAGTCCCGATGGTACTAGCCTAGCTAGTGGCAGTAAAGACAAAACTATTAAACTGTGGGACTTGGCAACAGGAAAAGCAACTCTAACTCTAAAAGCGCATACCGATAAAGTCAATTCCGTTGCCTTTGTACCTAACACCGCTAAAAATAAGTCTTTAGAAACAGTCAGACTTGTAAGTGGTAGTAGTGACAATACGATTAAACTGTGGGATTTGAAAACAGGAAAAGAAATTCGTACTCTCAAAAGAGATTCTGGTTATATCTATTCTGTTGCCATTAGTCCAGATGGGCAAACAGTTATTGGTGGGGGTAGTGCAGATAATATTATTAAGATTTGGCGAGTGCAGAATTGA
- a CDS encoding peptidase, protein MFKRKSNKNFGNKFDLAFIISLSSSLLITNNALPINALEIPKQSGEFNIAKTPDEREPEAVKQAIEQIPVTQPSTPAQTNPPVESPIPPTPTSSPTPASTPTPQPSGTGSPTPTPASTPTPQPTYRPSPPSNRPAPQPTYRPSPPSNRPAPQPTYRPSTPNTPKPTNTQPAPQPNSRPANSTRSRTPKPTNNQGTNNNRNSGGSPVSGSKIPNARPINFVDIQLGVLAPGDFKSQGRYFHFYQFEGRENQLIQIRLVGSADQRRSGNLNLNPFMILLDPNNNVLAKRSSGETGSNGEAKDAFLFVRLPVRGVYTIAVTSRNPGEIGRYSLALRNDRASYTLDESDQLTANGSSLRKNGSLYNVSKFEGKKDQLVSIRVDSVLEQFPPYIVLLNSRGQVIAADNDKDGRYTALIDRAKLPKDDTYYVVVISSVPQRTGRYRLTVF, encoded by the coding sequence ATGTTCAAAAGAAAAAGCAACAAAAATTTTGGGAATAAATTTGATTTGGCTTTCATTATTTCTCTTAGTAGTAGTTTGTTGATTACAAATAATGCTCTACCTATCAATGCTTTAGAGATTCCAAAACAATCGGGAGAATTCAATATTGCCAAAACACCAGATGAAAGAGAGCCAGAAGCAGTAAAACAAGCTATCGAGCAGATTCCTGTTACGCAACCGTCTACACCTGCTCAAACTAATCCACCAGTAGAGTCTCCCATCCCCCCCACACCCACATCATCTCCGACTCCAGCATCAACTCCTACACCACAGCCTTCCGGTACTGGTTCCCCAACTCCGACTCCAGCATCAACTCCTACACCACAGCCTACTTACCGACCTTCTCCTCCAAGTAATCGTCCAGCACCACAGCCTACTTATCGTCCTTCTCCTCCGAGTAATCGTCCAGCACCACAACCTACTTACCGCCCTTCTACACCGAATACACCTAAACCAACCAATACTCAACCAGCACCACAGCCGAATTCTCGTCCTGCGAATTCTACACGTTCTAGGACTCCCAAGCCAACTAACAATCAGGGTACAAACAATAATAGGAATTCTGGTGGATCACCTGTTTCTGGCAGCAAAATACCTAACGCCAGACCAATTAACTTTGTAGACATTCAATTAGGTGTCTTAGCACCAGGTGACTTTAAATCCCAAGGCAGGTATTTTCATTTTTATCAGTTTGAGGGCAGAGAAAATCAATTAATTCAAATCAGACTTGTGGGTAGTGCTGATCAACGCCGTTCTGGCAATCTGAACCTCAATCCGTTTATGATTTTGCTTGACCCCAACAATAACGTTCTTGCTAAAAGAAGTAGTGGGGAAACTGGTAGTAATGGGGAAGCTAAAGATGCATTTTTGTTTGTCAGACTTCCTGTGAGAGGTGTTTATACAATCGCAGTCACTAGCCGTAATCCTGGTGAAATAGGACGCTATAGTTTGGCTTTAAGGAACGACAGAGCTAGTTATACTCTTGATGAATCAGATCAATTAACGGCAAATGGCTCTAGCCTTAGAAAAAATGGCAGCCTTTACAATGTTTCTAAGTTTGAAGGCAAAAAAGACCAACTTGTGAGCATACGTGTAGATAGCGTCCTAGAACAGTTTCCTCCCTATATCGTCCTACTCAATTCTAGAGGTCAAGTGATTGCCGCAGATAATGACAAAGATGGTAGATACACCGCCCTGATTGATCGAGCTAAGTTACCTAAAGATGACACTTACTATGTTGTGGTAATTTCCTCTGTTCCTCAACGAACAGGTAGATATCGATTGACTGTTTTTTAA
- a CDS encoding WD40 repeat domain-containing protein, whose translation MSVQMSYSKIKILTGAAIVLLGAGGTWLWQSAPGVTSLSAQSTNQLDKSAWVNVGIGDALTLKGHANSVWSVAISPDGKKVASASTDKTIKIWDLATGTELHTLKGHSQWINSVAISPDGKMLASASADNTIILWDLPTGKLIRTLKGHLASVQSIAFSSDNKALVSGSWDQSIKLWNVTTGKQIRSLKGDCDVVDAIAISPDGNTIASSSYFDNAIKVWNLKTGKQIRVLRGHEQAVHSLAFSPNNNTLASGSWDNTIKLWDLNTGKETYTFTGHTNKVWSVSFSPDGNTLASGSWDKTIKLWNVNTGQEIRTLAGHDDKVWSIAFSSDGTSVASSSLDKTIKIWRVSQ comes from the coding sequence ATGTCTGTACAAATGAGTTACTCAAAAATAAAAATTTTAACGGGTGCGGCGATCGTGCTTTTAGGAGCTGGAGGAACTTGGCTGTGGCAGTCTGCCCCAGGCGTAACCAGCTTATCTGCTCAAAGCACTAATCAGCTAGATAAATCGGCGTGGGTAAATGTTGGGATTGGTGACGCTCTTACTCTCAAAGGACATGCCAACTCTGTTTGGTCTGTCGCAATTAGCCCTGATGGGAAAAAAGTCGCTTCTGCAAGCACAGACAAAACTATCAAAATTTGGGATCTGGCAACAGGAACAGAGTTACACACCTTGAAGGGGCATTCTCAATGGATCAATTCTGTTGCTATCAGTCCTGATGGCAAAATGCTTGCTTCCGCCAGTGCAGATAATACCATCATTCTTTGGGATTTGCCAACAGGAAAATTAATTCGTACCTTAAAAGGACATTTAGCTTCGGTTCAGTCTATCGCCTTCAGTTCAGATAATAAAGCTTTAGTCAGTGGCAGTTGGGATCAGAGCATTAAACTGTGGAATGTAACCACAGGAAAACAAATTCGCAGCCTGAAAGGAGATTGTGATGTAGTAGATGCGATCGCCATTAGTCCCGATGGGAACACGATCGCTAGTAGTAGTTATTTTGATAACGCTATCAAAGTGTGGAATTTAAAGACAGGAAAACAAATTCGTGTGTTGAGAGGTCACGAACAGGCAGTTCATTCCCTTGCTTTTAGCCCTAATAACAACACTCTAGCAAGTGGTAGCTGGGACAACACGATCAAACTGTGGGATTTGAACACTGGTAAAGAAACCTACACATTCACAGGGCATACCAACAAAGTCTGGTCTGTCAGCTTTAGTCCGGACGGCAATACTTTGGCTAGTGGCAGTTGGGACAAGACCATCAAACTTTGGAATGTAAACACTGGGCAAGAAATTCGCACCCTTGCTGGACATGACGACAAAGTTTGGTCTATCGCCTTTAGTAGTGATGGTACTTCTGTTGCAAGTAGTAGTCTTGACAAAACGATCAAGATCTGGCGGGTGTCGCAATGA